In the genome of Maribacter forsetii DSM 18668, the window ACTTTTTCTACGGAAAATTGGAATAGACCTAAGATAGAAGTGCAGACACTTATGCGCTTATTGGTGTCTTCTTTAAAGAAAGAACTTAAAACTTTTAACAAAAATAACGTACGCCTAAATACTATAGGTAACATAGATGCGCTTCCTGCTAAGGCATATAAAGAGTTGGTCGAAGTAATGGATCAAACAAAGCAAAACACAGGCATGACGTTAACTTTGGCTTTGAGCTATGGTGCTCGTGAGGAGTTGCAATCTATGGTGAAAGAGATAAGTACCAAAGTTAAAAATAATATAATTTCAATTGAAAACATTGACCAAGAAATTATAAATAGCCATCTTTACACGCATGATTTGCCAGACGTAGACTTGCTAATCCGTACTAGTGGAGAACATCGGATCAGCAATTTTTTATTATGGCAAATAGCATATGCAGAGTTATATTTTATTGACGTATATTGGCCTGATTTTAGAGAGCATCACTTAGTTGAGGCCATAAAAAACTACCAGAACAGAGAACGAAGATTTGGAAAAACAAGCGAACAACTCACTTAAAGATATGACCAGGTTCATATCATTGAACCACTTTTTAACTACCCTTTTATTTTTGACCACCTTTATTGCCGCCGCACAGGATGCTTCCTATGAGGACGGCAAAAGCTATATTTTAGGAGGTTTAGACGTTACCGGACTGCAAAGTTATAATGAGCAAACGGTGAAAACTTATACTGGGTTAAGAGTAGGTCAGCCTATTACATTGCCAGGAGAACAAATTAGCGAAGTCATAAAAAAATTATGGGGTCTAGAGCTTTTCAGTGAAATTGACATCTTTATTACTAATATAGAGGAGAACACCGTTTTCTTGGAATTGAACATAATTGAACGTCCAACATTGACTAATGTTAAGTTTTATGGTGTTAAAAAAGGTAAAGTTGAAAGCCTTATTAAGGATACTGACCTTAAAAAAGGGAAGAAAATTACTGAAAGTTTAATTTCCAATTCTAAAAACTATATCACCAATAAGTACAAAAAGCAAGGCTATTTAAATGCCGATGTTAATATTGCTACTTCTAAAGATACTACTGATACCAATACACAGTATATGGTAGTAAACGTTAATAAAGGAGATAAAGTTAAGATTCGTGATATCATATTTGAAGGTAATGAACAGTTGTCTGACAAGAAATTACGTAAAGCTTTAAAAAATACTAAGAAGAAAAAATTTGGTCGTTTCTGGAAAAAATCAAAATATATTCAAGAAGACTATGAAGAAGATCTTGGTCTACTTGTAGATAAATTTGCAGAGAATGGATATCGTGATGCCCGTGTTTTGTCTGATTCTATTATTAAAGTCGATGAAAATAACATTGATTTAAAGATAAAGGTAGAAGAGGGAGATAAGTACTATTTTGGTAATATCGACTTTGTAGGTAATACAGTATATACGGATCGTCAATTAAATCGAGTTTTGGGAATTCAAAAAGGCGATACTTATAATGGTGTATTATTACGTGAAAGAATTGCGGATAATTCTAAGCCAGACCCAAGTGACGTAACTAGTTTGTATCAAAACAATGGGTACTTGTTTTCTACTATTAATCCGGTAGAAATGTCTGCTGCTAACGATACTATAGATTTTGAAATAAGAATTATAGAAGGTAAAGAGACTTTCCTAGATCACGTTACGGTTTCAGGTAATGATAAAACCAATGATCATGTAATCTATCGTGAATTACGTACAAGACCTGGTCAAAAATACAATAAGGCAGATATTATTAGAACTATTCGTGAATTAGGTCAACTTGGCTTTTTTGATGCGGAGCAGATTACACCAGATGTTTTGAATGCCAACCCAAATGAAGGTACGGTAGATTTGGCATGGAACCTTGTTGAATCTGGTTCTAGCCAAATTGAATTACAAGGTGGTTATGGTGGCGGTGGTTTCATTGGTACTTTAGGACTATCGTTTAGTAACTTCTCTATTCAGAATTTATTTAATGGTGAAAAGTACAAACCAGTACCAATGGGTGATGGACAAACTTTTGCACTTCGTTTGCAGGCAAGTCAAACATACAGGGTTTATAGCTTAAACTTTGCTGAACCATGGTTAGGTGGTAAAAAGCCGGTACGTTTTAATTTAAGTATGTCTAGAACACAACAATTTGCAGCTTCTTTTGATACTAGTGGAGATATTGATATTGATAAAGATCAACAGTTTTCTATTACGGGTATAACTGCAGGTTTGGCAAAACGTGTACAATGGCCGGATGATTTCTTTACCATTTCACACTCACTAAGTTACCAGTTATATGATTTTAGAAATTACAACATAGGGCTGTTTAATTTTGGTGATGGTAAGGCTAACTCATTGGCGTACACTTTTGGTATCTCTAGAAGTTCACAGGGACCAAGTAGAATATTCCCTATGTCAGGATCAACATTTGAAATGTCTGCAAAATTCACTCCTCCTTGGTCTTTGTTTAGTAATAAAGATTATAGGTCTTTGCAGGATCGATCTGATGAGATTGAAGACATCGCATCGGTAAATAGAACAGCTGCTGAACAAGCAGAACTAGAAGAAATTGATCAAGAACGTTTTAGATGGTTAGAGTATTATAAGGTGAAGTTTAAAGGTGATTGGTATACTACTCTTGTTGATAAACTAGTACTTCGTAGTAATGCGGAATTTGGCTTTTTAGGGAACTATAATAGTGCCGTTGGTGATGTGCCTTTTGAAAGATTTTACGTAGGTGGTGATGGTTTAGGTAATTTTACACTAGATGGTAGAGATGTAGTTCAGCTTAGAGGTTATGATGAGCAAGCTATTACCCCTTATTCTGATGATGGGTCTGTAGAAGGGGCTTTACTTTATAATAAATTCTCGCTAGAGTTAAGATATCCACTAACATTGAAACCTTCTGCATCTATATATGGACTTGCATTTTTAGAAGGAGGTAATTCTTTCAACAATTTTCAGAACTTTAATCCGTTTGAATTAAAACGATCGGCCGGTGTGGGGCTGCGTATCTTTATGCCAGCATTTGGTTTGTTGGGTATTGATTTTGGTTATGGGTTCGATGAAGATCTAAATCCAGCGTCTTCAGGTCAAGGGCCAAGCGGATGGCAAACTCACTTCATTATTGGTCAACAGTTTTAATTTTCATTGAATTATTATATTCGTGCTTTATGCTAATCCTTTAATTTTAAAAGATTTAGTAATTTTGGCACGATATTTTCTATAGGATTAAACGACATTAACAATGAGTACAAAGACAAGAGTTCTATTAGTGGTTTCGGTCATCTTTATGACTATGCAGGGTTTTGCCCAAAGAGGGGTAAGAATGGCTTATGTAGATATGGAGTACATACTACAGAATGTAGATGAGTATAGAGAAGCGACCGAGCAGTTAGAAACCAAAGTACAACGTTGGAAGATTGAAGTTGAGCAGAAGCAAAGTGTTGTGGAGCAGATGAAGAAAGATTTAATGGCAGAGAAAGTGCTGTTAACTCCAGAGCTTATTGAAGAACGTGAAGAGGAAATTCAAATTTTGGAACGTGAGATGATCGAGTACCAACAAGATCGTTTTGGACCACAAGGAGATTTAGTATTGCAAAAAAGAAGGTTGATACAGCCTATACAAGATCAAGTGTTCAATGAAGTACAGAAAATTGGCACGAATAAAAAGTATGATTTTATTTTTGATAAATCTGCGGATGTTGTAATGTTGTATTCCGAAAAAAGGCATGATATCAGTGATTTGGTACTGAGAGGCATTGCTAGAACAAGAAAAATTAGCAAACCAACGAAAAAATCAAATGATCGTAGTAGATTAGATGATTTTGAAGGAGAAGAGGAAGAGGAAGTAAGTGAGGCATTACAAGAACGCTTGGATAAAGCAACACAAGCAGCCGAAACAAGAGAGAAAAGTGCAGCAGATGCGAAAGCGGAGCAACTAAAATTACGAGAAGAAAGAAAGAAAGCGTACGAAGAAAGAAGAAAGAAGTTGTTAGAGGAGCGCGAGGCTAAAAGGCAAGAAAAGTTGAAAGAAAGAAGTGACAATAAAGAAGAAGAAAATAGCGATACCGAAAAAGATGATAACGGTACTATTTAAATAGGTTTAACGACCGTACATTAACACTCAAAATTGAATTAAAATTACACTCATGAAACAAGTAAAACAAATTGTGGTAGCCTTATTGTTGTTCGTAGCAACGACAAGTTTTGTAAATGCCCAAAGTAAAGTAGCTCATATAGATGTTACTCAATTATTATCGGCAATGCCAGAAATGAAAGCTGCAGAAGCAGAGCTTAAGAAATTACAAGAAACTTACAATGCAGATATTGAAGGTTCAATGACAGAATTGCGTAACAAGTACACGCAATACCAAAACGAAGCTGCTGCGAAGTCTAAAGAAGAAAACGAAAAAAGAGCGGTAGAATTACAGGGTTACGAAAAGAATATTGGTGAAGCTCAACAAAGAGCTCAACAAGAATTCCAAAAGAAACAAGCTGAGTTATTTGCTCCTATATCTGAAAAAGCAAAAGCTGCTATAGAGCAAGTTGCAGCTGCACAGGGCTTTGATTATGTTATTGATGCGCAAGCAGGTGGTGGTTTAATCGTTGCAAAGGGTAAAGACCTTTTAGCTGATGTTAAAAAACAATTAGGTTTCTAATTAGAACCTCATAGAATATAAAAAAGCCATCTATTTAGATGGCTTTTTTTATGATTTAATTTTTCTCCTAATATTCTTCCACCGCAGGTCTTTGATGAATTTGCCTTCTTCTTCAGTTACTAAATAAGCAGTATTATTTCGTGTAGCTTGGATGTATCCCAGCATATTGTTCCAAAATGACTTTATAGATTTATTTTTCAAGGCCATTTTCAAAGAAGCAATAGTTGTGATTATAAATCCATAACGCATACTGTACATTGCTTTTCCCTGTAACCTTTTAGCTTTGGCGTTATATGCTTTTCCGGTGGGTCTTAAATGCTTTACCTTAAGTTGGGAGTCGGTAAGTATAGAAAACTCGTGAAACCTTGCTAAGAGCTCATCTACTGTATCCCATCCCATTGCGTTTTTCAATCCATCTATCGCCTTAAAACAAGCTTTAGAATAGGCTTTGATTGCGCCTCTAACATGATCTTTATCCATTGGGTGATTTAAAACCCATTTACCTGTGCTATTTTGCTCATAAATAAAGCCACCCGCAATACCCAAATTTTTATTTGTTTTAAAATGTGCGCTTATCACTTCAAAGTAATTAGAGGGTAAAATTACATCGGCATCTAATTTTACAATGAAATCGTAATTGTTATCTAATAAATTAAGCCCCTTGTTGAAAGCATTTATTACTTTGCTACCAGGCATGTGTTGTGTAGAAGAAGTAGAATTAAGTTTTTTAAACAAGGTGTTCCCAGAACAGTATTGGTCTATTATAGATTCTGTATTGTCGGTAGAGTTGTCATTGATTAAAATGACTTCTTTGGGTAAAAGCGTCTGCTGTAAAATTGAGTCTAGTGTGCTTTTTAAAAAAGCTTCTTCGTTGTGTATAGGAATAACTATGTAGTAATCCATATTTGATATAGTCTCTTATTTTCTGGTAGCGTAAACAATATAGTACCTAGGTGTAAATAACCTTAGAAAAGGTCTAAAGCCTAGCTTTTTTACAGGATTGGTCCATTTCATTGAATCTTGTATTTCCCAACCGGCTTTTTCCAATAACCAATCAAATTGCCAATCCTCAAACTCATGATAATGTCTATCCCATTTATCCGTTTTACTTCTATATGCGGGTGAAAACCAAAGCTTCAATGGAATACTTGCTACAAGTTTTTTAGATTTAGAATTGGATAAAAGGTGTAACGGCGCTAACAAATGCTCAAATATTTCAAATGCTGTCATTACCTCGGCATCTGTATTGGTTACGGAACTAAAGTCAATATCTAAATCCTCTCCGCTAGTATTGGTTACTTGGTAACCGTCTTGTTGCATTATTTTGGTAAACGGATTCTCTACCCCTAAATCTAGTATAGACTCATTGGTGTTGATGTGTTTACGTAAAAATTGTAATGTATGCTTGTAGCGTTTGTTCGGAAAAGTGTTCTCGTACATGTTTAGATTCTATATACCATTGCATTGACGTTCATTCCGGCGCCAACACTAGCAAAGATAACAACATCTCCCTTTTTAATTTCCTGATTTTCTAATTTACCGTCTTTTACTAGATCAAATAATGTAGGTATGGTAGCAACTGAACTGTTTCCTAATTTAGAAATACTCATGGGCATAACGCCTTCGGGCATTTCTTTGCCATATATTTTGTAGAAGCGTTTTACTATAGCTTCATCCATTTTTTCGTTTGCCTGATGAATAAAAATCTTCTTTACCTCTTCAATTTTAATACCGCTGTTATCTAAGCACGAAGCCATTGCGGGTGGTACGTTGGTGACAGCAAATTCGTAAATCTTTCTGCCGAACATTTTTATATAATAGGCTTTCTTTTCATCTTCTTTGTTATAAGATTCTCCAAAAAATAGATAGTTGGCTTCGTCAATTGCAAAGGTTGCCGACTCATGAGCAATGATTTCACCGCCATCAATAGATTCTTCTACAATAGCCGCACCTGCTCCGTCCGAATAAATCATAGAATCACGATCATTGTCATCTACAATTCTTGATAAAGTTTCCGCTCCAATAACCAGGCATTTTTTTGCTATACCACTTTTGATGAATGCATTGGCTTGGATCATACCTTCTAACCAACCTGGACAACCAAATATTAAGTCATAAGCAACACATTTAGGATTTTTTATCTGTAATTGGTGTTTTACCCTAGTAGCTAAACTTGGTAGGGTGTCACCTTGTATATACCCGTCTTTAAGGTCTCCAAAATTGTGGGCAACTATAATATAGTCTATCGTTTCTTTGTCTACTTTGGCATTTTCTATAGCCTTTTCCGCGGCGAAAAAAGCTAGGTTGGAAGTAGTGTATTTTTTGGGAGCATATCGCCTTTCTTCAATACCGGTTATGGCTTTGAACTTCTCAATAATAACCTCGTTGTCGTGTTTAAAAGAACTACCGTCTAAATTTAAAAAATTATGGTTATTAAAATCTGTATTAGAAACTTTTAAATCAGGAATATAACTTCCCGTTCCCGTAATTGATATGCTCATTTTTAAATTTTGATTTGTAACCGAAATTTAATCAAATTGTAAAAATATTATATGCATGCATAATAAATTTTACGATGGTCAAGCCATTTTATTTTAAATACGGAGTATAAAAAAAGCCTTTTCAAAATGGTGAAAAGGCTTTGTAGTATGGGTTTGTAGCTATTATTCAGTTTCCATATACGCTTCTATGGGTGCGCAAGTACAAATTAAATTACGGTCTCCATATGCATCGTCAACTCTACGTACAAATGGCCAAAATTTATTATCGGCAATGTAGGGTAGAGGAAAAGTTGCTTTTTGTCTGGAATATGGAAATTGCCAATCATCCGTGGTAGCCATTTCTAAAGTGTGCGGTGCATTTTTAAGTACATTATTTGGCTCGTCAATATTTGATTCGTCAATTTCTGCACGGATAGATGACATGGCATCACAAAAGCGGTCTAATTCAGCTAAATTTTCGCTTTCGGTAGGTTCTATCATCACCGTTCCTGCTACAGGAAAAGAAACTGTTGGTGCGTGAAAACCATAATCCATAAGTCGTTTTGCAATATCCGTAACTTCTATGCCATTTTTTTTGAATGGTCTACAGTCCAAGATCATTTCATGGGCAGCTCTTCCTTTTTCACCTGTATAAAGTACATCGAACTTACCTTCAAGTTTATGCTTAATATAGTTGGCGTTAAGAATTGCAATTTTTGTAGATTGAGTTAGACCTTGCTCTCCTAACATTTTAATATATCCGTAGGAAATAAGGCAAACCAATGAGCTTCCCCATGGTGCTGCGGAAATAGCCGTAATAGCATCTTCACCACCAGTTGTTATTACCGGGTTACTTGGTAAAAATGGTACTAATTGTGGAGCTACACATATTGGACCAACACCAGGACCACCACCACCATGTGGTATGGCAAAAGTCTTGTGAAGGTTCAGGTGACAAACATCTGCACCAATAGTTGCAGGATTAGTTAAGCCTACTTGGGCATTCATGTTGGCACCATCCATATAAACTTGTCCGCCATGATCATGAATTAATTTTGTAATCTGTTTAATCGATGATTCAAATACACCATGCGTAGAAGGGTAGGTTACCATCAAGGCAGCTAATTTGTCTGAGTGTAATTTTGCTTTCTCTTCTAGGTCGGCAACATCGATATTTCCTTTTTCATCCGTTTTGGTTACCACAACTTTCATGCCTGCCATTACCGCAGAAGCCGGGTTGGTACCATGTGCAGATGAAGGAATCAAGCAAATATTTCTTTCAGATTCTCCTCTAGATTCGTGATAAGCTCTAATAACCATTAATCCTGCATATTCTCCTTGTGCGCCAGAGTTTGGTTGTAATGATGTATCTGCAAAACCTGTAATAACTGAAAGATCTTTTGCAAGTTCTCTTAATATGGTTTGGTATCCTTCCGCTTGGTCTACCGGTACAAATGGGTGAATATTTCCCCAGTTAGATGAACTTAAAGGTAGCATTTCACTAGCTGCGTTTAACTTCATGGTACAGCTTCCTAAAGAAATCATGCTATGGTTAAGGGCTAGATCTTTGCGTTCTAGTTTTTTAATGTAACGCATTAATTCAGTCTCTGAGTGATAAGAATTAAACACCTTGTTCTCCATGAAAGAACTGCTGCGCTGAATATTATTTGGTATTGAAGTTGAGTCTAGTAAGTTTGTGACTTCTGGTGCTGACTTGCCAAGAGCCTCCGCGAAAATAGATATAATCTGATTAAGGTCTTTTAAAGAAGTAGCTTCATTGACCGCAATGGAAATAGTATCATTATCTACATAGTAGAAGTTTACTTCATTAGCTTCGGCTATTGTGCGTATTTTTTTAGCATCTGCCTTTACCGTTATAGTATCAAAATAAGCAGAATTTATTTGATAAATACCCAAGTTTTCCAAAGCATCTACCAAAGTAACCGCCGTAGCATGAATTTTTGAGGCTATATATTTAAGTCCTTTTGGGCCGTGGTATACACCGTACATACCCGCCATTACGGCAAGCAAAACCTGTGCGGTACAAATGTTGGAAGTTGCTTTATCTCTCTTTATATGCTGTTCTCTGGTTTGCAAAGCCATTCTTAAAGCTGGCTTACCATCAGTATCTTTTGTTACACCGATTATTCTCCCTGGAATATTTCTTTTAAATTCTTCTTTAGTGGCAAAGAATGCTGCGTGAGGACCACCATAACCAAGCGGAATGCCAAATCGTTGCGTGGTACCTACAACTACGTCTACACCAAAATCTCCTGGAGAAGTCAATAATACTAAGCTCATGATATCTGCAGCTACGGCTACTTTTATATCATTTTCTTTTGCTTTGGCTACAAAACCAGCATAATCATACACTTGTCCATATTTACCAGGGTATTGTAATAAGGCACCATAAAAATCAGAACTGAAGTCGAACTCTTCGTGGTTGCCTATAACCAATTCAATTCCTAATGGAATGGAACGTGTTTTTAAAAGTGATAATGTTTGCGGTAATATTTCTTCGGATACAAAGAATTTTACAATGGCATTCTTTTTCTGTTCACGACTTCTAACATCAAAAAGCATGGTCATGGCTTCTGCTGCTGCCGTACTTTCATCTAGTAGGGAAGCGTTGGCCAATTTCATACCTGTTAAATCCGATACAATGGTTTGGAAGTTTAATAATGCTTCTAATCTACCTTGGGCAATTTCCGCTTGGTACGGAGTATATGCCGTATACCATCCCGGATTTTCTAGTATGTTTCTTTTGATTACTGACGGAATCAAACTTTCATGATATCCTAAACCGATATAGGTTCTGAAAACCTTGTTCTTTTTTGATAACTCCTCCGTGTGGGCAAGAAACTTATGCTCACTCATAGCAGGATCAAGTTGTAGAGGCTCTTTTAAACGAATATGATCTGGTATGGTCTCAAAAATAAGCTGTTCCAGATGTTCAACACCTACCGTGTTGAACATGGTATTTAAATCTTCTTCCCTAATGCCGATATGGCGTAAAGCAAACACGTCAGTCTTCATAGATACTATTGTTATATAAAGTGTAAAATTACCACTTTTATGTGTTTTAATTAGTGCCATAAGATGCTCATAACTTGAAAGTTTTTAACCAAAACAAAAGGTTATAAACACTTTAACTACTTTTGTTTAATGACCATGATCAAAAAGATTTTTGATTTTTACCTAGATGCTAGTATTCATGTTGCTTTGGCAATATTTAGCTTGGTTCATGTTACCGCACTAACATTAAACATAACCGTACAGATAGAACTCTATTTTTTTATTTTTTTCGGGTCTGTTGGCTGCTATAATTTTGTAAAATTTGGGGTAGAAGCAGAGAAGTATATTCTCGTGGTTAATACATATCAAAAAAACATTCAGTTTTTTAGTTTTGGATGCCTGTTGGTTGCAGGGTATCAATTGTTTTTTCTATCTGAAAGGGTATTTGTGTGGCTATTTATTTTAGCGGCAGTTACTGGACTCTATGCTTTGCCGGTATTACCAAGGCATAAAAATTTTAGAAGTTTCAGCGGATTGAAAATTTTAATTGTCGCTGCGGTCTGGGCCGGTGCTACAGTGCTATTACCAGCTATTTCTGTCTTAGATGAAATTTCTTGGAATGTAAAAATTGAGACGATACAGCGATTTCTTTTTGTATTGATACTTTTGGTACCGTTTGAGATAAGAGACTTAAAATATGATAGTGCAGCACTTAAGACTTTGCCACAAAGGGTGGGCGTAAATGGAACCAAAATGATAGGGTACGGTTGGACAATTCTTTTCTACGCTATTACTTTCTTGAAAACGGATTTAAACCTGGTTCATATTGCTGTAAAAACCATTTTGTTTATCGTGTTATTGCTAATGCTGCTTAAAACGGGAACTAGTCAAAAGAAATACTTCTCGTCTTTTTGGGTAGAAGCAATACCATTGTTTTGGTGGTTACTTTTTATAATTAGTAAAAAGTGTACTATTTAGCTTTTTTAAAATTTTCTTTCATCTTCTTTTTTTCATCATCTGTCAAAACAGCCAATCTTGCTTGATTGCAAAGAGATGTTAATTTAGTATTGTCCTTACTATGCTTTGCACAGGTTTTGCACATAAGTAAATGAAACTTTAATTTTATTTTATCCCAATTAGAAGCTTCTTCGTATTGAGTTTTGTTGCAAATAACTGCCGCCTTTTCACATGAAATCATCATAACTAAAACCAATTTTGATTTAAACAACCCATTAAGCCTGTTCTGGCTCTATGTATCATTACCCAAAGGTTAGACGCATTAATCCCTAAAGCATTACAAATATCTTCAGTTTCCATTCCTTCTATTGTTTTCATGGTGAAAACTTGAGCTTGTTTTTTAGGTAATTTAGAGATGCATTTTTGAATGGCAAGACCTAATTCTTCATTCTCGATTTCATCGTTTTCGAAATTGCTATTAGGGTCTGCAATGCGTTCTTCCATCCAGTCACCCTCTGCATCGGTCTGTGAGCTGTAACTCATGCGAACTTCTGCCTTACCTTTTTTCGAATTTATTTTACGATAATGATCAATGACTTTACGTTTTAGAATTGCAATTAGCCAAGTGCGTTCTGCTGCGTCCCCTTTAAAATTTTTAGCAGATTTTAGACCTGCTATAAAAGTATCTTGAACAAGATCTTTTGCTATTTCTGCATCACTTACCCTTGTAATGGCGTAATTAAATAGGTAATCTGCATAGAGATCTACCCATTTGTCAGGATTTAGGTTTTTTGTTTCCATTGTTTTTCTGCGATTCAAAAGTAAATTAATTTTAGTTATATTTTTTATTTTTAACGTAAATGTTAAAATAATAAGAAAAATACTACTTTTTACTTTGTCTTTTATCGTCTAGGTGAAATTTGCTCCAATGGAATTGGAATTTATGTTAAATTTTTTGGGTGATGAAGCCTCCAAGGAAGTTTTAATAATTGTAAGAACTCTACATGACTCTAAGAAAAGAGGTATATGAAAGAGCTTTGAACATCTATTGGTTTTTCAGTCAATTTAATGACTAAGTACTAGTTTTAGATAAGAATAAAAAAATAAGTTTACTGTAAAAAAGAGGGGGAGTTTAAAATCTCAAACTAAGTTAGCAGAACATGGCTTTAATAATGTTGGGGATTTACAAGTTGATTTCGAAGCTTTTTTCGTGCTAAAACATCTATAAATATATTTATAATTCAGCTAGAATTTTAGTTAATTGATTGTCTTTTATTGGTTTAACAATGTAATCAGTTACCTCTTTTATCATTTTTGCCTTTTCAAAATCTACTAAGTCTACAGAAGAGGACAAGATGTAAATGGTAATTTTTTTAGAAAATTTGGGTAATAACTTTATATATTCGTCCATAAATCTATAGCCATCCATTACAGGCATGTTTATGTCTAGAAAAACAATATCAGGTAGCTCATATCTCTCACTTATATTTTCATTAAAAAAACTCATCGCTTCGGCTCCATCTGTAAATGGAATAATCTTTCCAACAGATTTGTGTGCTTCTAAGGTGTGGAATATGGTGTATTGAAAAACCTCGTCATCATCAATTACGCAAACTTTGATATTATTGTCCATCTTATTGTTAATTAAAAGAAATATTAAATGTTGTTCCTTTGTTAACTTCACTATCAACAGATATTGAGCCACCCATTGAAACTATTTGTGCCTTAGTCAAAAATAGCCCTAGTCCTCTAGCTTCCGGATGTTTATGGAAAACTTTGTTGAGACCAAATATTTTGTTTCCGTGAATTTTCATATCGATACCCAATCCATTATCCTTGAATTTTAAAAGTACTTTTCCATTTACTATTTCAGATGATATAAAAATTTTAGGTACTCTATCTGGTGATTTGTATTTTAAAGAATTACTAACTAAATTAAGAAAAATACTTTCTAAATAGATAGGATTATATTTTACATTTTTAGCTTTTGTGAAATTGCAGGTAACAACCCCTCCTGTTTCTATTAGTTCTGCAGCTAAAATTTCTTTGATTTTATGTAAGATTTGCTCTAAAGAAAGTTCTTGTTTAATAATAACAGCGTTATGCTTTATGGTTATCGTCTCTATTAGAGCATTAAGTGTATCTGATAAGTGTTCTATTACAGTTTCAAATTTGCCAAAAATTTCTAGTTTCTTATCTTTATTATCGGTTTTGTTGTAAAGATTTAAAAGGGCGTTTAAATTGCTGACGGGAGAGCGTAAATTGTGTGATGTAATATGATTGAATTCTGCAAGTTGTTTGTTTTTTGAAATTAATGTTTTCGTTGATTTTTCCAAATGTTTGTTGGTTTCTAGAATCTTCTGTTGTGATAGTATTTCATCTGTAATATCTCTACATGAACCAATAATTTCTGTAATTGTTCCACTTTCATTGGTGATTACCTTGCCTACAATTTCAATAAATCTTTGGTCTCCATTGTCTAAAATTGCGCGTTGTGTAAATTTTTTGAATTCTTTAGTGGTAATTGCTTTATTCTTCTTGTTTATTAATAATTC includes:
- a CDS encoding 3-oxoacyl-ACP synthase III family protein — encoded protein: MSISITGTGSYIPDLKVSNTDFNNHNFLNLDGSSFKHDNEVIIEKFKAITGIEERRYAPKKYTTSNLAFFAAEKAIENAKVDKETIDYIIVAHNFGDLKDGYIQGDTLPSLATRVKHQLQIKNPKCVAYDLIFGCPGWLEGMIQANAFIKSGIAKKCLVIGAETLSRIVDDNDRDSMIYSDGAGAAIVEESIDGGEIIAHESATFAIDEANYLFFGESYNKEDEKKAYYIKMFGRKIYEFAVTNVPPAMASCLDNSGIKIEEVKKIFIHQANEKMDEAIVKRFYKIYGKEMPEGVMPMSISKLGNSSVATIPTLFDLVKDGKLENQEIKKGDVVIFASVGAGMNVNAMVYRI
- a CDS encoding UbiA prenyltransferase family protein; translated protein: MTMIKKIFDFYLDASIHVALAIFSLVHVTALTLNITVQIELYFFIFFGSVGCYNFVKFGVEAEKYILVVNTYQKNIQFFSFGCLLVAGYQLFFLSERVFVWLFILAAVTGLYALPVLPRHKNFRSFSGLKILIVAAVWAGATVLLPAISVLDEISWNVKIETIQRFLFVLILLVPFEIRDLKYDSAALKTLPQRVGVNGTKMIGYGWTILFYAITFLKTDLNLVHIAVKTILFIVLLLMLLKTGTSQKKYFSSFWVEAIPLFWWLLFIISKKCTI
- the gcvP gene encoding aminomethyl-transferring glycine dehydrogenase produces the protein MKTDVFALRHIGIREEDLNTMFNTVGVEHLEQLIFETIPDHIRLKEPLQLDPAMSEHKFLAHTEELSKKNKVFRTYIGLGYHESLIPSVIKRNILENPGWYTAYTPYQAEIAQGRLEALLNFQTIVSDLTGMKLANASLLDESTAAAEAMTMLFDVRSREQKKNAIVKFFVSEEILPQTLSLLKTRSIPLGIELVIGNHEEFDFSSDFYGALLQYPGKYGQVYDYAGFVAKAKENDIKVAVAADIMSLVLLTSPGDFGVDVVVGTTQRFGIPLGYGGPHAAFFATKEEFKRNIPGRIIGVTKDTDGKPALRMALQTREQHIKRDKATSNICTAQVLLAVMAGMYGVYHGPKGLKYIASKIHATAVTLVDALENLGIYQINSAYFDTITVKADAKKIRTIAEANEVNFYYVDNDTISIAVNEATSLKDLNQIISIFAEALGKSAPEVTNLLDSTSIPNNIQRSSSFMENKVFNSYHSETELMRYIKKLERKDLALNHSMISLGSCTMKLNAASEMLPLSSSNWGNIHPFVPVDQAEGYQTILRELAKDLSVITGFADTSLQPNSGAQGEYAGLMVIRAYHESRGESERNICLIPSSAHGTNPASAVMAGMKVVVTKTDEKGNIDVADLEEKAKLHSDKLAALMVTYPSTHGVFESSIKQITKLIHDHGGQVYMDGANMNAQVGLTNPATIGADVCHLNLHKTFAIPHGGGGPGVGPICVAPQLVPFLPSNPVITTGGEDAITAISAAPWGSSLVCLISYGYIKMLGEQGLTQSTKIAILNANYIKHKLEGKFDVLYTGEKGRAAHEMILDCRPFKKNGIEVTDIAKRLMDYGFHAPTVSFPVAGTVMIEPTESENLAELDRFCDAMSSIRAEIDESNIDEPNNVLKNAPHTLEMATTDDWQFPYSRQKATFPLPYIADNKFWPFVRRVDDAYGDRNLICTCAPIEAYMETE
- a CDS encoding sigma-70 family RNA polymerase sigma factor, which gives rise to METKNLNPDKWVDLYADYLFNYAITRVSDAEIAKDLVQDTFIAGLKSAKNFKGDAAERTWLIAILKRKVIDHYRKINSKKGKAEVRMSYSSQTDAEGDWMEERIADPNSNFENDEIENEELGLAIQKCISKLPKKQAQVFTMKTIEGMETEDICNALGINASNLWVMIHRARTGLMGCLNQNWF
- a CDS encoding response regulator encodes the protein MDNNIKVCVIDDDEVFQYTIFHTLEAHKSVGKIIPFTDGAEAMSFFNENISERYELPDIVFLDINMPVMDGYRFMDEYIKLLPKFSKKITIYILSSSVDLVDFEKAKMIKEVTDYIVKPIKDNQLTKILAEL